A region of Streptomyces sp. R44 DNA encodes the following proteins:
- a CDS encoding lysine N(6)-hydroxylase/L-ornithine N(5)-oxygenase family protein: MSTPETTETYDFIGIGLGPFNLGLACLTEPIAELNGLFLESKPDFEWHSGMFLEGAHLQTPFMSDLVTLADPTSPYSFLNYLKEKGRLYSFYIRENFYPLRTEYNDYCRWAAGKLTSIRFSTTVTSVAYEEPEELYVVTTAGGETFRSRRVVLGTGTPPYVPETCRDLGGDLIHNSRYLPHKEELQRKKSITLVGSGQSAAEIYYDLLSEIDTHGYRLNWVTRSPRFFPLEYTKLTLEMTSPEYVDYFHALPERTRYRLETEQKGLFKGIDGELIDAIFDLLYQKNLSGPVPTRLLTNASLNSASYEETTGTYTLGFRQEEQEKDFTVETEGLILATGYKYTVPAFLQPVEDRLRFDGQGRFDLARNYAIDITGRGIFLQNAGVHTHSITSPDLGMGPYRNAYIIGEMLGSEYYPVEKTIAFQEFSV; the protein is encoded by the coding sequence TTGTCCACGCCTGAGACGACCGAGACGTACGACTTCATCGGTATCGGGCTCGGTCCGTTCAACCTGGGCCTCGCCTGCCTGACCGAGCCGATCGCCGAACTGAACGGCCTCTTCCTGGAGTCGAAGCCGGACTTCGAGTGGCACTCGGGGATGTTCCTCGAAGGCGCCCACCTCCAGACCCCGTTCATGTCGGACCTGGTCACCCTCGCGGACCCGACCTCGCCGTACTCCTTCCTCAACTACCTGAAGGAGAAGGGCCGGCTCTACTCGTTCTACATCCGGGAGAACTTCTACCCGCTGCGGACCGAGTACAACGACTACTGCCGCTGGGCGGCCGGAAAGCTCACGTCGATCCGCTTCTCGACGACGGTGACGTCGGTCGCGTACGAGGAGCCGGAAGAGCTCTACGTGGTGACCACGGCCGGCGGCGAAACGTTCCGCTCGCGCCGCGTCGTCCTCGGCACGGGCACCCCGCCGTACGTCCCCGAGACCTGCCGGGACCTGGGCGGCGACCTGATCCACAACTCGCGCTACCTCCCGCACAAGGAGGAACTGCAGAGGAAGAAGTCGATCACCCTGGTCGGCAGCGGACAGAGCGCGGCGGAGATCTACTACGACCTCCTGAGCGAGATCGACACCCACGGCTACCGGCTGAACTGGGTGACCCGCTCCCCCCGCTTCTTCCCCCTCGAATACACCAAGCTCACCCTGGAGATGACCTCCCCGGAGTACGTGGACTACTTCCACGCGCTGCCCGAGCGCACCCGGTACCGCCTGGAGACGGAACAGAAGGGCCTGTTCAAGGGCATCGACGGCGAGCTCATCGACGCCATCTTCGACCTGCTCTACCAGAAGAACCTGAGCGGCCCGGTCCCCACGCGCCTCCTGACCAACGCGTCCCTGAACTCGGCCTCGTACGAGGAGACGACGGGCACGTACACGCTCGGCTTCCGCCAGGAGGAGCAGGAGAAGGACTTCACGGTCGAGACGGAGGGCCTGATCCTCGCGACCGGCTACAAGTACACCGTCCCGGCCTTCCTCCAGCCCGTCGAGGACCGTCTCCGCTTCGACGGCCAGGGCCGCTTCGACCTGGCCCGCAACTACGCGATCGACATCACCGGCCGCGGGATCTTCCTGCAGAACGCCGGCGTGCACACGCACTCGATCACGTCCCCGGACCTGGGCATGGGCCCGTACCGCAACGCGTACATCATCGGGGAGATGCTGGGTTCCGAGTACTACCCCGTAGAGAAGACCATCGCGTTCCAGGAGTTCTCCGTTTGA
- a CDS encoding GNAT family N-acetyltransferase, whose amino-acid sequence MSRTTTSSGGVQIRPLNPLKDTELIHPWVTHPKAAFWMMQDAKLQDVEREYMAIAAHPHHDAFIGLVDGEPAFLMERYDPSKLELVGLYEPRPGDVGMHFLVAPSDTPVHGFTRRVITAVMAELFADPATARVVVEPDVRNKAVHALNEAVGFVPEREIQKPEKKALLSFCTRAQFETAVGASI is encoded by the coding sequence ATGTCCCGCACCACCACGTCCTCAGGTGGCGTCCAGATCCGTCCCCTCAACCCTCTGAAGGACACGGAGCTGATCCACCCCTGGGTCACGCACCCGAAGGCCGCGTTCTGGATGATGCAGGACGCGAAGCTCCAGGACGTCGAGCGCGAGTACATGGCGATCGCCGCGCACCCGCACCACGACGCCTTCATCGGTCTGGTCGACGGCGAGCCGGCCTTCCTGATGGAGCGGTACGACCCGTCGAAGCTGGAACTGGTCGGCCTGTACGAGCCGCGGCCCGGCGACGTGGGCATGCACTTCCTGGTCGCCCCGAGCGACACCCCCGTGCACGGCTTCACCCGCCGGGTGATCACCGCCGTGATGGCGGAACTGTTCGCCGACCCGGCGACGGCCCGCGTGGTCGTCGAGCCCGACGTCCGCAACAAGGCCGTCCACGCGCTCAACGAGGCCGTCGGCTTCGTGCCCGAGCGGGAGATCCAGAAGCCGGAGAAGAAGGCCCTGCTGAGCTTCTGCACCCGCGCCCAGTTCGAGACCGCCGTCGGAGCCTCCATATGA
- a CDS encoding RNA-guided endonuclease InsQ/TnpB family protein — MAQGVVKRAFKYRFFPTDEQAALLSRTFGCARKVYNLALAERDRVWRDEQRRLTYGDTSALLTKWKRTEEYAYLREVSCVPLQQALRHLQAAFTGFFAKRSKYPRFKSKRRSRASAEYTRSAFVYRDGQLSLAKMAEPLDIVWSRPLPAGAEPSTVTVSQDGAGRWFVSLLCEDASVRALSVVDAAVGIDMGLSSLLTLSHPVPGLTDEQGKVPNPRHAERDRERLAKFQRRLAKKTAGSKNHARAARRVGRVHARITDRRRDFLHRLTTRLVRDNQTIVIEDLAVRNMARNHRLARAIADASWADLRTLLEYKCQWYGRRLVVVDRWHPSSKICSACGTKKAHLALKERTFRCDSPACGLVLDRDVNAARNILAAGLAVTVCGDGVRPQRNSPGGPRSTKQKTQPVMAGIPGLAGPGEGQTENSWNAMVFSTG, encoded by the coding sequence ATGGCACAGGGGGTGGTGAAGCGGGCGTTCAAGTACCGCTTCTTTCCGACCGACGAGCAGGCGGCGCTGCTCTCGCGCACCTTCGGTTGCGCCCGGAAGGTCTACAACCTTGCCCTGGCAGAACGCGACCGTGTGTGGCGTGATGAGCAGAGACGGCTGACGTACGGAGACACTTCGGCCCTGCTGACGAAGTGGAAGCGAACCGAGGAGTACGCCTACCTCCGAGAGGTGTCCTGCGTTCCGCTGCAACAGGCGTTGCGGCACCTGCAGGCCGCGTTCACCGGCTTCTTCGCCAAGCGGTCGAAGTACCCGCGGTTCAAGTCGAAGAGGAGGTCGCGGGCCTCTGCCGAGTACACCCGCTCGGCGTTTGTGTACCGCGACGGTCAGCTGTCGTTGGCGAAGATGGCCGAGCCGCTGGACATCGTCTGGTCGCGACCCCTTCCTGCCGGGGCGGAGCCCTCGACGGTGACCGTCTCCCAGGATGGAGCCGGCCGCTGGTTCGTGTCGTTGCTCTGTGAAGATGCCTCGGTGAGGGCCCTCTCCGTCGTGGACGCGGCGGTCGGCATCGACATGGGTCTTTCCTCGCTGCTCACTCTCTCGCACCCGGTCCCGGGGCTGACCGACGAACAGGGGAAGGTGCCCAACCCGAGGCATGCGGAGAGGGACCGGGAACGGCTGGCCAAGTTTCAGCGTCGGCTTGCCAAGAAGACAGCGGGGTCGAAGAACCACGCCAGGGCGGCTCGACGTGTTGGACGGGTTCATGCTCGGATCACCGATCGGAGGCGCGACTTTCTGCACCGACTGACCACTCGACTCGTTCGTGACAACCAAACGATCGTGATCGAAGATCTGGCCGTACGGAACATGGCTCGCAATCACAGGCTCGCACGGGCGATCGCCGACGCGTCCTGGGCGGATCTCCGCACCCTGCTGGAGTACAAGTGCCAGTGGTACGGACGCAGGCTGGTCGTTGTCGACCGATGGCACCCGAGCAGCAAGATCTGTTCGGCCTGCGGAACGAAGAAAGCGCACCTCGCGCTGAAGGAACGCACCTTTCGGTGTGACAGTCCCGCGTGTGGCCTGGTCCTGGACCGGGACGTGAATGCCGCACGCAACATTCTGGCCGCCGGGCTGGCGGTGACAGTCTGTGGAGACGGTGTAAGACCTCAACGGAACTCTCCGGGCGGGCCGCGGTCGACGAAACAGAAAACCCAGCCAGTGATGGCGGGCATCCCGGGCCTCGCAGGGCCCGGGGAGGGTCAAACGGAGAACTCCTGGAACGCGATGGTCTTCTCTACGGGGTAG
- a CDS encoding IucA/IucC family siderophore biosynthesis protein: MNPVAHLTPERWADANRALIRKGLAEFAHERLLNPKELGESRYQVLSDDGGTEYRFTADRFALDHWQVYPDSISRHRGDEQLPLDALQFITELRGSLGLSDEILPVYLEEISSTLAGTAYKATKPAVTSAELARAGFQAIETGMTEGHPCFVANNGRLGFGVDEYRAYAPEAASGIHLIWLAAHRDRATFTAGAGIEYETFIRAELGDAAVDGFAATLAAQGLDLADYLLMPAHPWQWWNKLSVTFAAEVAQQRLVYLGEGDDAYLAQQSIRTFFNSADPAKHYVKTALSVLNMGFMRGLSAAYMEATPAINDWLHGLIASDSTLRSARFSIIRERAAIGYRHLEYEAATDRYSPYRKMLAALWRESPVPALAEGERLATMASLLHVDRAGASLAGALIKESGEEPTVWLRRYLDAYLLPILHCFYAYDLVYMPHGENVILVLDERGAVARAIFKDIAEEICVMDPTAVLPPAVERIRAEVPEDMKLLSVFTDVFDCFFRFLGATLAAEGVLAEEDFWRTVAACVKDYQRAHPALSDRFSQYDMFAETFALSALNRLQLRNNKQMVDLADPSAALQLVGDLANPIARFA, from the coding sequence ATGAATCCCGTCGCACACCTCACGCCCGAGCGCTGGGCGGACGCCAACCGCGCCCTGATCCGCAAGGGCCTCGCCGAGTTCGCCCACGAGCGGCTGCTGAACCCGAAGGAGCTGGGCGAGAGCCGCTACCAGGTCCTCAGCGACGACGGCGGCACCGAGTACCGCTTCACCGCCGACCGCTTCGCGCTCGACCACTGGCAGGTCTACCCGGACTCGATCAGCCGCCACCGCGGCGACGAGCAGCTCCCGCTCGACGCGCTCCAGTTCATCACCGAGCTGCGCGGCTCCCTCGGGCTGAGCGACGAGATCCTGCCGGTCTACCTGGAGGAGATCTCCTCCACCCTGGCCGGGACGGCGTACAAGGCGACCAAGCCGGCCGTGACCTCCGCCGAGCTGGCCCGCGCGGGCTTCCAGGCGATCGAGACGGGGATGACCGAGGGCCACCCCTGCTTCGTCGCCAACAACGGCCGGCTGGGCTTCGGAGTCGACGAGTACCGCGCGTACGCCCCCGAGGCCGCGAGCGGGATCCACCTGATCTGGCTGGCGGCGCACCGCGACCGCGCCACCTTCACCGCCGGGGCGGGCATCGAGTACGAGACGTTCATCCGCGCGGAACTGGGCGACGCGGCGGTGGACGGCTTCGCGGCGACCCTGGCCGCCCAGGGCCTGGACCTGGCGGACTACCTCCTGATGCCGGCCCACCCGTGGCAGTGGTGGAACAAGCTGTCCGTCACCTTCGCGGCCGAGGTCGCGCAGCAGCGCCTGGTGTACCTGGGCGAGGGCGACGACGCGTACCTGGCGCAGCAGTCGATCCGTACGTTCTTCAACAGCGCGGACCCGGCGAAGCACTACGTGAAGACGGCCCTCTCGGTCCTCAACATGGGCTTCATGCGGGGTCTTTCGGCCGCGTACATGGAGGCGACGCCGGCGATCAACGACTGGCTGCACGGCCTGATCGCCTCCGACTCCACCCTGAGGTCGGCCCGCTTCTCGATCATCCGCGAGCGGGCGGCGATCGGCTACCGGCACCTGGAGTACGAGGCGGCCACGGACCGCTACTCGCCCTACCGCAAGATGCTGGCGGCGCTCTGGCGCGAGTCCCCGGTGCCGGCCCTGGCCGAGGGCGAGCGCCTGGCGACGATGGCCTCCCTCCTCCATGTGGACCGCGCGGGCGCGTCGTTGGCGGGCGCGCTGATCAAGGAGTCGGGCGAGGAGCCGACGGTCTGGCTCCGCCGGTACCTGGACGCCTACCTCCTCCCGATCCTGCACTGCTTCTACGCCTACGACCTGGTCTACATGCCGCACGGCGAGAACGTGATCCTCGTCCTGGACGAGCGGGGCGCGGTGGCCCGGGCGATCTTCAAGGACATCGCCGAGGAGATCTGCGTGATGGACCCGACGGCGGTCCTCCCGCCGGCGGTGGAGCGCATCCGCGCCGAGGTCCCGGAGGACATGAAGCTCCTCTCGGTCTTCACGGACGTCTTCGACTGCTTCTTCCGCTTCCTGGGCGCGACCCTGGCGGCGGAGGGCGTCCTGGCCGAGGAGGACTTCTGGCGGACGGTGGCGGCGTGCGTGAAGGACTACCAGCGCGCGCACCCGGCCCTGTCGGACCGCTTCAGCCAGTACGACATGTTCGCGGAGACCTTCGCCCTGTCGGCCCTGAACCGCCTCCAGCTCCGCAACAACAAGCAGATGGTCGACCTCGCGGACCCGTCGGCGGCCCTCCAGCTGGTCGGCGACCTGGCGAACCCGATCGCCCGCTTCGCCTGA